One Poseidonibacter antarcticus genomic window carries:
- a CDS encoding LysE family translocator, translating to MDNTLTTFLITITILTMVPGADTMIMFRNTLRGGIKDGLTSNFGISLGLMFHAVLSAIGISAILLYSVTAFALLKTLGAIYLLWLGFSNIKIYLQSRNNQEKLNVKTSEFIFARSIKEGFLSNALNPKIVIFYMAFLPQFIDNSSSVLFQSIYLAFFHFCISFIWLGFLSYTIISANGFITRPKVRERLELFSGVVMIVLGIKLLLEKRE from the coding sequence ATGGACAATACATTAACAACATTTCTTATTACAATTACGATTTTAACAATGGTTCCTGGTGCAGACACTATGATAATGTTTAGAAATACGTTAAGAGGTGGAATCAAAGATGGTTTAACTTCGAATTTTGGGATTAGTTTAGGGTTAATGTTTCATGCAGTTCTTTCTGCTATTGGAATATCTGCAATTCTTTTGTATTCAGTAACTGCCTTTGCGTTACTTAAAACATTGGGTGCAATATATTTATTATGGTTAGGGTTTTCAAATATTAAAATATATTTACAATCAAGGAATAATCAAGAAAAATTAAATGTAAAAACTTCAGAGTTTATATTTGCTCGTTCTATAAAAGAAGGATTCTTATCAAATGCTTTAAATCCTAAAATTGTGATTTTTTATATGGCATTCTTACCTCAGTTTATTGACAATAGTAGTTCTGTTTTATTTCAATCGATTTATTTAGCATTTTTTCATTTTTGTATTTCATTTATTTGGTTAGGTTTTTTATCTTATACAATAATATCTGCAAATGGTTTTATAACAAGACCAAAGGTAAGAGAACGATTAGAATTATTTTCTGGAGTTGTTATGATAGTTTTAGGAATAAAACTTTTACTTGAGAAAAGAGAATAA
- a CDS encoding transporter substrate-binding domain-containing protein has product MKKSNLMNVMADKVGLTKPIKRTLLTVSLACTAFTHTVQADLLEEIKAKGEIVIATEARYAPFEMLEDGKIVGYGKDILDEILKDLPGVKLTQLDLPFQGILSGLSAKRYDFVATTLTISKNRMTKYAFTYPISTASLAILKRKGDKRITSAKDMAGMTLGIQGGSEQLGAIKIYEKAELSKKGYKNIKKFTDYNEAYTALASRRVDIVPQALPNLAAVVKKRPDIFEIVQPVFGPDAYYAWIGRKDSESATLVQFFSDGIEKLHKSGKLTELQMKWFGFTMDFPTGYIPTPADKEL; this is encoded by the coding sequence ATGAAGAAAAGTAATTTAATGAATGTGATGGCAGATAAAGTTGGGTTAACAAAACCTATTAAGAGAACGTTATTGACGGTAAGTCTAGCATGCACTGCTTTTACTCATACTGTTCAAGCTGATTTACTTGAAGAGATTAAGGCAAAAGGGGAGATAGTTATTGCTACTGAAGCTCGTTACGCTCCTTTTGAAATGCTTGAAGATGGAAAGATTGTTGGTTATGGTAAAGATATTTTAGATGAAATTTTAAAAGATTTACCAGGAGTAAAGTTAACTCAATTGGATTTGCCTTTTCAAGGAATCTTATCTGGGCTTAGTGCAAAACGTTATGATTTTGTAGCAACAACATTAACGATAAGCAAAAATAGAATGACTAAATATGCCTTTACTTATCCAATTTCAACAGCATCACTTGCTATCTTAAAACGTAAAGGTGATAAGCGTATCACTTCAGCAAAAGATATGGCAGGTATGACTCTTGGGATACAAGGTGGTTCAGAGCAACTAGGTGCAATAAAGATATATGAAAAGGCTGAACTTTCAAAGAAAGGGTATAAAAATATTAAAAAATTTACTGACTATAATGAAGCTTATACCGCTTTAGCATCAAGACGAGTAGACATTGTGCCACAAGCACTACCAAACTTAGCTGCAGTAGTTAAAAAACGTCCAGATATATTTGAGATTGTACAACCCGTTTTTGGTCCTGATGCTTATTATGCTTGGATAGGTAGAAAAGATTCTGAATCAGCTACTTTAGTACAATTTTTTAGTGATGGAATAGAAAAATTACACAAAAGTGGTAAGTTAACGGAACTACAAATGAAATGGTTCGGATTTACAATGGATTTTCCAACGGGATATATACCTACTCCTGCAGATAAGGAACTATAA
- a CDS encoding LysR substrate-binding domain-containing protein: MDKLKMTIREMDIFVNVAKLLKLTKVSEKMNLTQPSISMAIKSIEEEFNEKLFDRISKKLIINERGRALYEEVTPILLQLKGFEERFIQNKFSGNINVAASNTIGAYVLADVLYDYKKLYKDINITHLYPEPNHIISLINEGKVDIGFIEFELFDKDIVKELLYKDELIVVSSDKSLIEKSFYIDQLFDKEWIVREISSAVTQTFFDYLGDVKSDLNITLALEHTVSIKELLIKHKNAISILPAKSVETEIRSNKLYKIDIINMKFERNTYMIYHKNKFKNIIFESFRKFAFENIAK, encoded by the coding sequence TTGGATAAACTAAAAATGACAATAAGAGAGATGGATATATTTGTAAACGTTGCAAAATTATTAAAATTAACAAAAGTTTCTGAAAAAATGAATTTAACTCAACCAAGTATTTCTATGGCTATCAAATCAATTGAAGAAGAATTTAATGAAAAGTTGTTCGATAGAATAAGTAAAAAATTAATCATAAATGAAAGGGGTAGAGCATTATATGAAGAAGTTACTCCTATATTATTACAATTAAAAGGATTTGAAGAAAGATTTATCCAGAATAAATTTTCGGGAAATATTAATGTTGCAGCTTCAAACACAATAGGCGCCTATGTTTTAGCTGATGTTCTATATGATTATAAGAAACTATATAAGGATATAAATATTACTCATTTATATCCAGAACCTAATCATATTATCTCTTTGATTAATGAAGGTAAAGTGGACATTGGATTTATTGAATTTGAACTTTTTGATAAAGATATTGTAAAGGAATTACTTTATAAAGATGAACTTATTGTTGTGAGTTCAGATAAATCTCTTATAGAAAAAAGTTTTTATATTGATCAATTATTTGATAAAGAATGGATAGTAAGAGAAATATCTTCAGCAGTTACTCAAACTTTTTTTGATTATTTAGGAGATGTGAAATCAGATCTAAATATCACATTGGCACTTGAACATACAGTATCTATAAAGGAACTACTCATAAAGCATAAAAATGCAATTTCTATTTTACCAGCGAAAAGTGTGGAAACCGAAATTCGTTCTAATAAATTATACAAAATTGATATTATTAATATGAAGTTTGAAAGAAATACGTATATGATTTATCACAAAAATAAATTCAAGAATATTATCTTTGAATCCTTTAGAAAATTTGCATTTGAAAATATTGCTAAATAA
- the luxS gene encoding S-ribosylhomocysteine lyase encodes MPLLDSFRVDHTIMPAPAVRVAKTMKSPSGDIITVFDLRFCVPNESMMSEKGIHTLEHLFAGFIRNHLNSDTVEVIDVSPMGCRTGFYMSLLGNPDEKTVAVAWRAAMQDVINVEKQEDIPELNIFQCGTCAMHSLSEAKEIAQNILDSDIGVMSNEELFLSEEKLASLGN; translated from the coding sequence ATGCCATTATTAGACAGTTTTAGAGTAGACCATACAATTATGCCAGCACCAGCAGTAAGAGTTGCAAAAACAATGAAATCACCATCAGGTGATATTATTACAGTTTTTGATTTAAGATTTTGTGTACCAAATGAATCAATGATGAGTGAAAAAGGTATTCATACTTTAGAACACTTATTTGCAGGATTTATTAGAAATCATTTAAATAGTGATACTGTAGAAGTTATTGATGTTTCTCCAATGGGTTGTAGAACTGGTTTTTATATGAGTTTATTAGGTAATCCTGATGAAAAAACAGTAGCAGTAGCATGGAGAGCAGCAATGCAAGATGTAATAAATGTAGAGAAACAAGAAGATATTCCAGAATTAAATATTTTCCAATGTGGAACATGTGCAATGCACTCGCTTTCAGAAGCTAAAGAAATTGCGCAAAATATCTTAGATAGTGATATTGGTGTAATGTCAAATGAAGAATTATTTCTTTCAGAAGAAAAATTAGCTTCATTAGGAAACTAA
- a CDS encoding GNAT family N-acetyltransferase — MKLDFKWSRLDDLSALELFEIIKARESVFVVEQKCAYQETDDMDLHSWHLCAFLNNELAAYVRVVDPGIKYEQPSIGRVLTLQKFRNLKIGRSLMNEAINFTEKKFPKMNIKIGAQVYLQNFYESLGFKTINDGYDEDGIPHIDMIRTSIINKQNNYKKR, encoded by the coding sequence ATGAAATTAGATTTTAAATGGTCACGATTAGATGATTTAAGTGCTCTTGAGTTATTTGAAATAATAAAAGCGCGAGAATCAGTATTTGTAGTAGAACAAAAATGTGCTTATCAAGAAACTGATGATATGGATCTTCATTCATGGCATCTTTGTGCTTTTTTAAATAATGAATTAGCTGCTTATGTAAGAGTTGTAGACCCAGGTATTAAATATGAACAACCTTCTATAGGTCGAGTTCTAACTTTGCAGAAATTTAGAAATCTAAAAATTGGTCGTTCTTTGATGAATGAAGCTATTAATTTTACAGAAAAAAAGTTTCCCAAAATGAATATAAAAATTGGTGCTCAAGTATACTTACAGAATTTCTATGAATCTTTAGGGTTTAAAACAATAAATGATGGATATGATGAAGATGGTATTCCTCATATAGATATGATTAGAACATCAATAATAAATAAGCAAAACAATTATAAGAAAAGGTAA
- the speB gene encoding agmatinase: MSQDQQQLPRYSGIATFMRCPYEESLEGIDIGLIGVPFDGGVTNRTGTRHGPREIRNQSSLMRSVNQSTDISPFELCKVADVGDALPESPFELERSHRSIQDFFEKVVEAGVLPISAGGDHSISLPILRALAKNSPIALVHFDAHCDTGGHYLGSKFHHGSPFRVAVEEGLIDPKKTIQIGIRGSVNHKDIWKFSHDSGMRVIYMDEFYELGIEGILSEVHSLIGNTPTYVTFDVDGLDPAFAVGTGTPEVGGFTTFEAIKLIRGLTGLHIVGGDVVEVSPPFDPSGATALVGATMMFELLCVTAESLAKRKDRV; encoded by the coding sequence ATGAGTCAAGACCAACAACAATTACCTCGATATAGTGGGATTGCTACTTTTATGCGCTGTCCTTATGAAGAATCATTAGAAGGAATTGACATTGGATTGATTGGTGTTCCTTTTGATGGTGGAGTAACTAACCGTACGGGTACAAGACATGGTCCTCGAGAAATTCGGAATCAATCAAGTCTAATGCGATCTGTTAACCAAAGTACAGATATTTCACCTTTTGAATTATGTAAAGTTGCTGATGTTGGTGATGCGTTACCTGAAAGTCCATTTGAGCTTGAACGAAGCCACAGATCTATTCAAGATTTTTTTGAAAAAGTTGTTGAAGCAGGAGTACTCCCAATTTCAGCAGGTGGAGATCATTCCATCAGTCTACCAATTTTACGGGCCCTTGCTAAAAATAGTCCTATCGCATTAGTACATTTTGATGCTCATTGTGATACTGGTGGACACTATTTAGGATCTAAATTTCATCATGGTTCTCCTTTTAGAGTTGCGGTTGAAGAAGGTTTAATTGACCCTAAAAAAACTATTCAAATAGGTATCAGAGGTTCAGTCAATCACAAGGATATTTGGAAATTTAGTCATGATAGTGGTATGAGGGTTATCTATATGGATGAATTTTATGAATTAGGTATTGAAGGTATTTTATCTGAAGTTCACAGTCTAATTGGTAATACACCTACTTATGTTACTTTTGATGTTGATGGTTTAGATCCTGCTTTTGCAGTTGGTACAGGGACACCTGAAGTTGGTGGTTTTACTACATTTGAAGCAATTAAACTGATTCGTGGTTTAACAGGTTTACATATAGTTGGAGGAGATGTTGTTGAAGTTTCACCTCCCTTTGATCCATCTGGTGCAACGGCATTAGTGGGTGCAACTATGATGTTTGAATTACTTTGTGTTACTGCTGAATCATTAGCTAAGCGTAAAGATAGGGTTTAA
- a CDS encoding amino acid ABC transporter permease, which yields MDLSLYITYWPLLLKGLLFTLYICSIGIFLALIGGLILYRINRINLLITRLIYSIYLNVFRGTPLLVQVYLVYYGGPFIGLELTAEQVGILGLSLYGAAYFTEIFRSGFESIPKGHIEAAEDLGYSRAQILIHIQLPQMLGLILPPSINQTIILIKESAILSIITVAELTTSAVTMATETFSMLEPYVFLAVAYWCITFIVAKIGSWCENRATIHLQRS from the coding sequence ATGGATTTAAGTCTTTACATTACTTATTGGCCTTTATTACTTAAAGGACTTTTATTTACTCTTTACATTTGCTCAATAGGTATATTTTTGGCTCTTATTGGAGGATTAATACTCTATCGTATTAATAGAATTAATTTGCTTATTACTCGTTTGATTTATTCTATATATTTAAATGTGTTCAGAGGTACTCCTTTGCTTGTTCAAGTTTATTTAGTCTATTATGGTGGTCCATTTATTGGATTAGAATTAACAGCAGAACAGGTGGGTATTTTAGGTCTGAGTTTATATGGTGCAGCTTATTTTACTGAAATATTTCGCTCAGGATTTGAAAGCATTCCTAAAGGACATATTGAGGCAGCAGAAGATTTAGGTTATTCGCGTGCCCAAATTTTGATACATATTCAACTACCACAGATGTTGGGTTTGATTTTACCACCAAGTATTAATCAAACTATCATTTTAATTAAAGAATCTGCAATTCTTTCTATTATTACAGTAGCTGAACTCACAACATCAGCAGTTACCATGGCAACAGAAACATTTAGTATGCTTGAACCTTATGTGTTTTTAGCTGTAGCTTACTGGTGTATTACATTTATTGTCGCAAAAATTGGTTCTTGGTGTGAAAATCGAGCTACTATTCATTTGCAACGCAGCTAA
- a CDS encoding amino acid ABC transporter permease: MFDFSVVFEHTDSLLNGLWMTTWISLLSILIGFVFSIFLCLGRLSSHAFINFICRFYISAIRGTPILVQLTIVFYFLPYWGINIPSVLAAIIALSMNTAAFQAEILRGGFQSIPHGQKESAWSYGYTAFQCLYYIELPQVLRKTLPSLTNETIDIIKNSALISTIAVTDLMRITQVYSSTTYRPIEFFVSAAVLYLLLTSCITILGRYIESRLTTH; encoded by the coding sequence ATGTTCGATTTTAGTGTTGTATTTGAACATACTGATTCTTTACTAAATGGGCTATGGATGACCACTTGGATATCCTTGCTATCGATTCTTATTGGATTTGTATTTAGTATTTTTTTATGTCTAGGTCGTTTATCTTCTCATGCTTTCATTAATTTTATCTGCCGATTTTATATTAGTGCAATAAGAGGGACGCCTATCCTAGTACAATTGACGATTGTTTTTTATTTTTTACCATATTGGGGAATAAATATACCATCAGTTTTGGCTGCAATTATTGCATTATCAATGAACACAGCAGCATTCCAAGCTGAAATTTTACGTGGGGGATTTCAATCAATCCCACACGGTCAAAAAGAATCAGCTTGGAGCTATGGTTACACAGCTTTTCAATGTTTATATTACATTGAATTACCGCAAGTATTAAGAAAAACACTGCCATCATTAACCAATGAAACGATTGATATCATTAAGAACTCTGCACTTATTTCAACAATAGCAGTAACTGATTTAATGCGAATTACGCAAGTTTATTCATCAACAACCTATCGTCCAATTGAATTTTTTGTTTCAGCAGCGGTATTGTATTTACTCCTTACTTCTTGTATTACAATTTTGGGACGTTATATCGAATCCCGTTTAACAACACATTAG
- a CDS encoding DMT family transporter, with protein sequence MITILGVLLMSLETVFMKVTSIESVTFTFYIGIFMFLSLNIILLITLKKKTISVYKVSLKPILMCGFILGISIIFFVSAIKTTTVANTVFLLASSPLFSAFYSYLFYKEKSKKNIYIVSFFIFLGLGVIFFSQLGSGDMMGNIYALICTNFYALYFVVLSKHKAANRFAIISFGGFIAATISFFLASSFVIDMSTLMILLLAGLLVVPISRVLISAGTQHLPASEVTLLLTLESVAAPFFVWLILKEVPSNGTFIGGLIIVLALFINSLYLLKVSKNT encoded by the coding sequence TTGATAACAATATTAGGAGTATTACTTATGAGTCTAGAAACAGTTTTTATGAAAGTAACTTCTATTGAGTCAGTTACATTTACATTTTATATTGGTATTTTTATGTTTTTAAGTTTAAATATTATTTTATTGATAACATTAAAGAAAAAAACAATTTCAGTATATAAAGTAAGTCTAAAACCAATTTTGATGTGCGGTTTTATATTGGGGATATCAATTATTTTTTTTGTTAGTGCAATTAAAACAACAACCGTTGCAAACACTGTTTTCTTACTAGCTTCTTCCCCTTTATTTTCTGCTTTTTATTCATATTTATTTTATAAAGAAAAAAGCAAAAAGAATATTTATATTGTATCTTTTTTTATTTTTCTTGGGCTAGGTGTGATTTTCTTTTCCCAATTAGGTAGTGGTGACATGATGGGTAATATTTATGCACTTATTTGTACAAATTTTTACGCTTTATATTTTGTAGTACTTTCAAAACACAAAGCAGCCAATAGATTTGCAATTATTTCATTTGGAGGTTTCATCGCTGCAACTATATCTTTTTTTCTTGCAAGTAGTTTTGTTATTGATATGAGTACTTTGATGATTTTATTATTAGCAGGTCTTTTAGTGGTTCCTATATCAAGAGTTCTTATCTCTGCTGGAACACAACATTTACCCGCTAGTGAAGTTACTTTATTGTTGACTTTAGAATCTGTAGCTGCACCATTTTTTGTTTGGTTGATTTTAAAAGAAGTTCCTTCAAATGGTACTTTTATAGGTGGTTTGATTATAGTATTAGCTTTATTTATAAACTCTTTATACTTATTAAAGGTATCTAAAAATACTTGA
- a CDS encoding amino acid ABC transporter ATP-binding protein → MSQQKAIKLINLKKHFGDNEVLKGINLDINYGEVVCIIGGSGSGKSTMLRCMNFLEQYDGGEVLINGRLIGYGSDSLGNLELLPSNVIQEDLAEVCMVFQQFNLWPHMSVIENVMSPLLRVNRLSKKEAEERAVKVLTRVDMLHKKDAYPEQLSGGQQQRVAIARALGTEPKIMLFDEPTSALDPELVGEVLKVMQSLAQDGMTMVIVTHEMGFAAKVSDKVVFLANGLIEEQGNPKILFSQPKSEKLKSFLSTWSERNSGIV, encoded by the coding sequence ATGTCACAACAAAAAGCAATAAAACTTATTAATTTAAAAAAGCACTTTGGCGATAACGAAGTATTAAAAGGAATTAATCTCGATATCAATTATGGAGAAGTGGTTTGTATTATTGGAGGATCGGGATCTGGGAAAAGTACAATGCTTAGATGTATGAACTTCCTTGAACAGTACGATGGAGGTGAGGTATTAATAAATGGGAGACTAATAGGTTATGGTTCGGATTCTTTAGGTAATTTAGAACTATTACCAAGTAATGTTATACAAGAAGATTTAGCAGAAGTTTGTATGGTTTTTCAACAGTTTAATCTATGGCCACATATGAGTGTGATTGAAAATGTTATGTCTCCACTATTACGAGTTAATCGTTTAAGTAAAAAAGAAGCCGAGGAAAGAGCAGTAAAAGTACTTACAAGAGTGGATATGTTACATAAAAAGGATGCTTATCCAGAACAATTATCAGGTGGGCAACAACAACGTGTTGCAATTGCAAGAGCATTAGGTACTGAGCCTAAAATTATGTTATTTGATGAGCCTACTTCAGCACTTGATCCTGAGTTAGTAGGTGAAGTATTAAAAGTAATGCAATCACTTGCTCAAGATGGTATGACTATGGTAATAGTGACACATGAAATGGGATTTGCAGCTAAAGTTTCAGATAAGGTTGTCTTTCTTGCAAATGGTTTAATTGAAGAGCAAGGCAATCCAAAAATACTTTTTAGCCAACCAAAATCAGAAAAATTAAAAAGTTTTTTAAGCACATGGTCTGAACGAAATAGTGGAATTGTATAG
- a CDS encoding tRNA (5-methylaminomethyl-2-thiouridine)(34)-methyltransferase MnmD has protein sequence MQDNINSVVKTKDGSNTLFSQKYNQHYHNPDDGAINESLSKHILPTFQYHKEKDELTILDICFGIGYNTFTTLLYVKNNNQSKKINIYSPELDGNLVSSLENFNFPKEFEEIKHIIKEVAINKKYEDENIKIEVNIGDAREYIKTLEKNSFDIIYQDAFSSEVNQELWTKEYFDDIYKLCKQDCVMSTYSVATPIRLSMNEAGFYIYEYRPVKRKITLASKIKKTILGKFIDMDLKRQRNKEAKAIYDKSNN, from the coding sequence TTGCAAGATAATATTAACAGTGTTGTTAAAACCAAAGATGGTTCTAACACACTTTTTTCACAAAAGTATAATCAACACTATCATAACCCTGATGATGGTGCTATTAATGAATCTCTTAGTAAACATATACTTCCAACATTTCAATATCACAAAGAAAAAGATGAATTAACTATTTTAGATATTTGTTTTGGAATTGGATATAACACTTTTACTACACTTTTGTATGTTAAAAATAACAATCAAAGCAAAAAGATTAATATCTATTCTCCAGAATTAGATGGTAATCTTGTCTCATCATTAGAAAATTTCAACTTTCCAAAAGAGTTTGAAGAAATAAAACATATTATAAAAGAAGTTGCAATAAATAAGAAATACGAAGATGAGAATATTAAAATTGAAGTAAATATTGGTGATGCAAGAGAATATATAAAGACTTTAGAAAAAAATAGCTTTGATATTATTTATCAAGATGCTTTTTCTTCAGAAGTAAATCAAGAACTTTGGACAAAAGAGTACTTTGATGATATATATAAACTTTGTAAACAAGACTGTGTTATGAGTACATATTCTGTTGCTACACCAATTAGGCTTTCAATGAATGAAGCTGGATTTTATATTTATGAATATCGACCAGTAAAAAGAAAAATAACTCTTGCTAGTAAAATAAAGAAAACTATTTTGGGAAAATTCATAGATATGGATTTGAAAAGGCAGAGGAACAAAGAAGCAAAAGCAATATATGACAAAAGCAATAACTAA
- a CDS encoding DUF1439 domain-containing protein, with amino-acid sequence MFTFKKTQLILMLTLLLLFSGCIKRIGSDGLTLKLDPNELNMQSSMFPIEKNFTIAKVLVNKPDLGINTTNQITAIVDVDLKVIFMPDTKATLDIAGEPYFNKERNAIFLKNVDINKISFQNNDIAKNFSSELISSLDPLIDEVFKNIPVYTIKENSFKGSFVKDIKVEDSELLVTFGL; translated from the coding sequence ATGTTTACTTTCAAGAAAACGCAATTAATACTTATGCTAACTTTATTACTTCTATTCTCAGGATGTATTAAAAGAATTGGTAGCGATGGTCTAACTCTAAAACTTGACCCAAATGAACTAAATATGCAATCAAGTATGTTCCCAATAGAAAAGAATTTTACTATTGCAAAGGTTTTAGTCAATAAACCAGATTTAGGTATTAATACTACTAACCAAATTACGGCTATTGTTGATGTAGATTTAAAAGTTATATTTATGCCAGATACAAAAGCAACTTTGGATATTGCAGGAGAACCATATTTTAATAAAGAGAGAAATGCAATCTTTTTAAAAAATGTTGATATAAATAAAATAAGTTTCCAAAACAATGATATAGCAAAAAACTTCTCTTCTGAACTTATTTCAAGTCTTGATCCTCTTATTGATGAAGTATTTAAAAACATACCTGTTTATACGATAAAAGAGAACTCTTTTAAAGGTTCTTTTGTAAAAGATATAAAAGTTGAGGATTCTGAACTTCTTGTGACTTTTGGACTATAG